From a region of the Gammaproteobacteria bacterium genome:
- a CDS encoding response regulator, with amino-acid sequence MALATGRAIEILLVEDNPGDVRLTIEAFHEGKVRNKLAVVNDGEEAIAYLRATGKYVDVKRPDLILLDLNLPRKDGWEVLDELKHDHELRRIPVVVLTTSRAEEDILKSYDCHANCYITKPIEYEKFLGVVRSIEEFWLSIVRLPD; translated from the coding sequence ATGGCGTTGGCAACGGGGAGGGCAATCGAGATTCTGCTGGTGGAGGACAATCCAGGCGACGTACGATTGACGATAGAAGCTTTTCATGAAGGGAAGGTGCGCAATAAGCTGGCCGTGGTCAATGACGGTGAAGAGGCGATTGCTTATCTGCGGGCCACTGGGAAATATGTCGATGTGAAGCGACCGGATTTGATCCTGCTGGATCTGAACCTGCCACGCAAAGATGGATGGGAGGTTCTGGATGAACTAAAGCATGACCATGAACTACGCCGGATACCCGTAGTGGTATTGACAACCTCTCGCGCAGAAGAAGACATATTGAAAAGTTACGACTGTCATGCCAATTGTTACATCACAAAACCGATTGAATATGAAAAATTCCTGGGTGTTGTAAGGAGTATTGAGGAGTTTTGGTTATCCATAGTGCGTTTGCCGGATTGA
- the ettA gene encoding energy-dependent translational throttle protein EttA, translating to MAQYIFTMNRVSKVVPPKRVILKDISLSFFPGAKIGVLGLNGSGKSSLLRIMAGVDKEYEGEARPQSGIKVGYLPQEPKLNPEKDVRGNIEESVQPIKDALDRLNAVYGAYADPDADFDALAKEQAELEALIQTTDGHNLDRQLEIAADALRLPPWDADVSKLSGGEKRRVALCKLILSKPDMLLLDEPTNHLDAESVAWLEHFLHEYTGTVVAVTHDRYFLDNVAGWILELDRGHGIPWEGNYSSWLEQKGKRLEQEQKTEAAHIKAMNQELEWVRSNPKGRQAKAKARIARFEELSRVDYQKRNETNEIFIAPGPRLGDQVIEAINLGKGFGDRLLIDNLNFSLPPGGIVGVIGPNGAGKTTLFRMLIGQEKPDAGELRLGSTVKLAYVDQNRDSLTGNKTVWEEISDGQDIIQVGNFELNSRAYASRFNFKGTDQQKRVGELSGGERNRLHLAKLLRAGGNVLLLDEPTNDLDVETLRALEEALLEFAGCAVVISHDRWFLDRIATHILAFEGDSHVTWFEGNYADYEADRIRRLGDQAKQPHRISFKKFSA from the coding sequence ATGGCGCAATACATCTTCACAATGAATCGGGTCAGCAAGGTGGTTCCACCTAAACGGGTGATCTTGAAAGACATATCTCTTTCCTTCTTCCCCGGCGCCAAGATTGGGGTGCTGGGCCTGAACGGCTCCGGTAAATCGAGCCTGCTGCGCATCATGGCGGGCGTTGATAAAGAGTATGAGGGTGAGGCGCGCCCGCAATCCGGGATCAAGGTCGGCTATTTACCTCAGGAACCGAAGCTCAACCCTGAAAAAGATGTGCGCGGCAACATTGAAGAATCCGTCCAACCCATCAAAGATGCCCTCGACCGTCTCAATGCTGTCTATGGCGCCTATGCCGACCCCGATGCTGACTTTGATGCCCTGGCCAAGGAACAGGCCGAACTTGAGGCCCTCATCCAAACCACGGACGGTCACAATCTTGACCGCCAGCTGGAGATCGCCGCTGATGCCCTGCGCCTGCCGCCGTGGGATGCCGATGTCAGCAAACTCTCAGGCGGTGAAAAACGCCGCGTTGCGCTGTGCAAACTGATCCTGTCGAAACCCGACATGCTGCTCCTCGACGAGCCCACCAACCATCTGGATGCGGAATCCGTCGCCTGGCTGGAACACTTCCTGCACGAATACACCGGGACCGTCGTCGCAGTCACCCATGATCGCTACTTCCTCGACAACGTCGCAGGCTGGATACTCGAACTGGATCGCGGCCACGGCATTCCATGGGAAGGTAATTACTCTTCCTGGCTGGAGCAAAAAGGAAAACGCTTAGAGCAAGAACAGAAGACAGAAGCGGCGCATATCAAGGCCATGAATCAGGAGCTGGAATGGGTGCGTTCTAATCCAAAAGGCCGCCAGGCCAAAGCCAAAGCGCGTATTGCCCGCTTCGAAGAACTGAGTCGTGTTGACTATCAGAAGCGTAATGAGACCAATGAAATTTTCATCGCGCCCGGCCCACGCCTCGGTGACCAAGTTATTGAAGCTATCAATTTAGGCAAGGGATTCGGTGACCGCCTGTTAATCGATAATCTTAATTTCAGTCTGCCACCGGGCGGCATCGTCGGCGTCATCGGCCCCAATGGTGCCGGTAAAACGACTCTTTTCCGAATGCTGATCGGCCAAGAGAAACCAGATGCCGGTGAGCTGCGTTTGGGCAGCACCGTGAAACTGGCGTATGTCGATCAAAACCGGGATTCTCTGACAGGCAATAAAACCGTATGGGAAGAAATTTCCGATGGCCAGGATATTATTCAAGTCGGCAATTTCGAACTCAACTCGCGCGCCTATGCCAGCCGCTTCAATTTTAAGGGTACCGATCAACAGAAACGCGTTGGCGAACTTTCTGGCGGAGAGCGCAACCGTTTGCATCTGGCCAAGTTGTTACGCGCGGGCGGCAATGTGCTGTTATTGGATGAACCGACAAATGACCTGGATGTGGAAACCTTACGTGCCCTTGAAGAAGCGCTACTCGAATTCGCCGGTTGCGCGGTGGTCATCTCCCATGACCGCTGGTTCCTCGACCGTATAGCCACTCACATCCTCGCCTTCGAGGGTGACAGTCACGTCACCTGGTTTGAGGGCAACTATGCCGACTATGAAGCCGATCGCATCCGCCGCTTAGGCGATCAGGCGAAGCAACCTCACCGCATCAGCTTCAAGAAATTCAGTGCATAG
- a CDS encoding EAL domain-containing protein gives MRKFLARFGELRIQLPVMVGWLLVASTMIFAFHMASELQEDLGRIAAERSLTKAVVLADKVSVHVRQQDLTAISYFLDGAKLSSDAKEIAVFNEHGTLIYSSSSDSKIANHTPPKSFNPQVIHQLDNVDVWVPVTSTHLEGWLFINYRDQAAGFLGEAFIAHQIKDGLIVALIAVVVIVLIMRRPLKIINEASEFAAHIDDSRGNILHRNGGYSEIGKLVGSLNLVSKRLYDHEKSAENSNERLRRAQLVAGLGLWEWNTKTREYYWTDELYIIHCRENINIDVVIRSYLIKTVHPQDREYVYQAIMELMEMGESFSVDHRIILRDGVIRTVQHHVEATLNDEGEIVRLFGTVLDISDRKAVEHELNLKRKQVLNILESTTDGYIAIDNDFEIQYCNSKAREIFSITKDESVNKNLWDMIPELASSFYKPIYKAAMDRVPIEFEGYYPPENRWLEIHVYPHRTGVSVYFRDVTERRDAEEALRNSEEQVRTILDNVLDAIIAIDKNGLMITFNKAAEYIFGYKRNEVLGSPVQILMPDEYADKHHVFMNRYLLSGEARVIGSGRELVGKRKNNDLFPIEIELSAVHLGKEPIFIGIVRDLSVRRQTEQNMRLAEQVFSNSIEGIVILSPEKSIMRVNRSFVEISGYTPDIIVGKTMDFLFKSALNGQEMVNNIWKIVDHQGSWRGEFSSYKGEGGEYTAWATVSVTKDEKGFVSNYIMVCNDVTQMREAQDQIHRLANFDVLTELPNRTLLNEKLVQSIARSYQRGEKIALLRVDLDRFKTLNETLGQNAGDELLKSVAGRLTYNVRDIDVVSRLSGDEFSIMSPGIARSQDAEVIAKKVLSQFEQPFVIGDREVFITVSIGVAIYPDDAHDANDLMKHAGAAMHHVKEHGRNAYKFYSNDLDAMAFEQLVLENSLRRALERNEFVLFYQPQIDLKHGNVVGVEALIRWNHPDLGMVSPIRFIPLLEETGLILQVGEWVIQEACRQGKRWHEAGYMVRVAVNISPRQFVQGRQLAQVIRQAIVASGIDPQYLDLEITESSLMDNVDESVALLAEFKSNNIKISLDDFGTGYSSLSYLTRFPVDTLKIDRSFIRNALTDANDAALSTAIITMGRSLNIRVLAEGVETVEQLEFLRRQGCDEVQGFLFSKPVPAEEVISFFNRPLTEMTSNVAMH, from the coding sequence ATGAGAAAGTTTCTGGCTCGTTTTGGGGAATTGAGAATTCAGCTGCCAGTCATGGTCGGCTGGTTGCTGGTGGCCAGCACCATGATTTTTGCGTTTCATATGGCCTCCGAATTACAGGAAGATTTGGGGCGTATCGCGGCAGAGCGGAGTCTAACAAAAGCGGTGGTGCTGGCAGATAAGGTTTCAGTTCATGTCAGGCAGCAGGATTTAACGGCGATCAGCTATTTCCTCGATGGCGCGAAGCTTAGTTCAGATGCTAAAGAAATTGCCGTGTTTAATGAACATGGGACACTGATATATTCGAGTTCCTCAGATTCAAAGATAGCGAATCACACGCCACCGAAGTCCTTCAATCCGCAAGTGATACACCAGCTGGACAATGTCGATGTCTGGGTGCCTGTCACGAGTACCCATTTGGAGGGATGGCTATTTATTAATTATCGAGACCAGGCGGCAGGGTTCCTGGGCGAGGCATTTATTGCCCATCAAATCAAAGATGGATTGATTGTGGCACTGATTGCCGTAGTGGTCATTGTTCTTATTATGCGTCGTCCATTGAAAATAATTAATGAAGCAAGTGAATTTGCAGCCCATATCGATGACAGCAGAGGAAATATTTTACACCGTAATGGTGGTTATTCAGAAATTGGAAAACTAGTGGGTTCCCTGAATTTGGTTTCAAAAAGATTATATGATCATGAAAAGTCGGCTGAAAACAGTAATGAACGGCTGCGTAGAGCGCAACTGGTAGCGGGGCTTGGGCTATGGGAGTGGAATACTAAGACCAGGGAATATTACTGGACAGATGAGTTATACATAATCCACTGCAGAGAAAATATAAATATCGATGTTGTTATCCGTAGCTATCTGATCAAGACTGTTCATCCCCAAGATCGAGAATACGTGTATCAGGCAATTATGGAATTAATGGAAATGGGGGAGTCATTCTCGGTGGATCACCGGATAATTCTGCGAGATGGCGTGATCAGGACCGTGCAGCATCATGTCGAAGCAACGCTTAATGATGAGGGTGAGATAGTACGTCTCTTCGGAACGGTTCTCGATATTAGTGATAGAAAAGCAGTCGAACATGAGCTAAACCTGAAACGAAAACAGGTGCTTAATATCCTGGAAAGCACGACAGATGGTTATATTGCTATCGATAATGACTTTGAGATTCAATATTGCAATTCGAAGGCGAGGGAAATATTTTCAATAACCAAGGATGAGAGTGTAAACAAAAATCTTTGGGATATGATCCCTGAATTGGCGAGCAGTTTTTATAAACCGATATACAAGGCAGCCATGGATCGTGTGCCAATCGAGTTCGAGGGATATTACCCACCGGAAAATCGGTGGTTGGAGATCCATGTCTACCCACATCGTACCGGAGTATCTGTCTATTTTCGTGATGTTACCGAAAGGCGTGATGCTGAAGAGGCCTTGCGCAACAGCGAGGAGCAAGTACGCACAATCCTTGATAACGTATTGGATGCAATTATCGCCATTGATAAGAATGGATTAATGATTACTTTTAATAAGGCGGCTGAGTATATCTTTGGCTACAAGAGAAATGAGGTGCTTGGGAGTCCAGTGCAAATACTGATGCCGGATGAATATGCCGATAAGCACCATGTGTTTATGAACCGTTATTTGCTCAGTGGTGAGGCGCGAGTGATTGGATCAGGAAGGGAGCTGGTTGGCAAGCGCAAGAATAATGATTTATTTCCAATTGAGATTGAGTTAAGTGCGGTTCATCTTGGTAAAGAGCCAATTTTTATTGGAATTGTTCGTGATCTGAGCGTTCGCCGTCAAACTGAGCAAAACATGCGACTGGCGGAGCAGGTGTTTTCCAATAGCATAGAAGGGATTGTTATATTGTCACCAGAAAAGTCGATTATGCGGGTTAATCGTTCCTTTGTCGAGATTAGTGGTTATACGCCGGACATCATTGTCGGGAAAACGATGGATTTCCTGTTCAAGTCGGCATTGAATGGTCAGGAAATGGTTAACAATATATGGAAAATTGTTGATCATCAGGGTAGCTGGCGCGGTGAATTCAGTAGTTATAAGGGGGAGGGGGGAGAGTACACCGCATGGGCGACAGTTAGTGTTACAAAGGATGAAAAAGGGTTCGTCTCCAACTACATCATGGTTTGTAACGATGTGACACAGATGAGGGAGGCCCAAGACCAGATTCACCGACTGGCTAACTTCGATGTGTTAACCGAGTTGCCAAATCGTACGTTATTGAATGAGAAGTTGGTGCAGTCAATCGCACGCTCTTATCAGCGCGGAGAAAAGATTGCGCTATTAAGAGTCGACCTGGATCGATTCAAGACTCTGAATGAAACATTGGGTCAAAATGCTGGAGATGAGTTATTGAAAAGTGTGGCCGGAAGGTTGACTTACAATGTCAGAGATATTGATGTCGTAAGTCGGCTGAGTGGTGATGAGTTTTCCATCATGTCGCCCGGGATAGCGCGTAGTCAGGATGCTGAAGTAATTGCAAAGAAGGTGTTGTCTCAGTTTGAGCAGCCTTTTGTGATAGGGGATAGGGAAGTGTTTATTACCGTCAGCATCGGAGTGGCTATTTATCCTGATGATGCCCATGACGCAAACGATCTTATGAAGCACGCAGGTGCGGCTATGCATCATGTGAAAGAGCATGGCCGTAATGCCTATAAGTTTTACTCCAATGATCTTGACGCCATGGCGTTTGAGCAGTTGGTGTTGGAGAACAGCCTGCGTCGGGCGCTGGAGAGAAATGAATTTGTATTATTCTATCAACCACAAATAGATCTCAAGCACGGCAATGTGGTGGGTGTGGAGGCATTGATCCGCTGGAATCATCCTGACCTCGGGATGGTGTCTCCGATCCGTTTTATTCCGTTGCTTGAAGAAACCGGGCTCATTTTGCAAGTAGGCGAATGGGTGATACAGGAGGCCTGTCGTCAAGGCAAGCGTTGGCATGAAGCAGGATACATGGTCAGAGTAGCAGTTAATATTTCGCCGCGCCAGTTTGTTCAGGGAAGACAGCTGGCGCAGGTTATACGGCAGGCAATTGTTGCCAGTGGAATCGATCCCCAATATCTCGACCTCGAGATTACCGAAAGCAGCTTGATGGATAATGTTGATGAGAGCGTGGCATTGCTGGCGGAGTTTAAGTCTAATAATATTAAAATATCGTTAGATGATTTTGGTACCGGCTATTCATCGCTGAGTTATTTGACGCGTTTCCCTGTCGACACGCTGAAGATTGATCGCTCTTTTATACGGAATGCGCTGACTGATGCCAATGATGCGGCTTTAAGTACCGCAATTATCACGATGGGACGTAGTTTGAATATCAGGGTGCTGGCAGAGGGTGTCGAAACTGTCGAGCAGCTGGAGTTTTTGCGGCGTCAAGGTTGTGATGAAGTGCAAGGCTTCCTCTTCAGCAAGCCAGTACCGGCTGAAGAAGTGATCTCCTTCTTCAACCGGCCTTTGACCGAGATGACGTCAAATGTTGCTATGCACTGA
- the rimI gene encoding ribosomal protein S18-alanine N-acetyltransferase, with the protein MTEADLDTVLEIEGLSYDFPWTRGIFRDCLQAEHYCQILLSGERIIGYGVMSTGAGEAHILNVCVHPEQRQQGWGRYLLRQLVAEAARRQTDLLLLEVRISNQAAIRLYESLGFNEIGLRRNYYPSTQGREDALLMALQLIPDTLP; encoded by the coding sequence ATGACGGAGGCCGATCTCGATACGGTATTGGAGATCGAGGGGCTTTCTTATGATTTTCCATGGACGAGGGGCATCTTTCGCGATTGTTTACAGGCTGAACATTATTGCCAGATATTGTTAAGCGGTGAGCGCATCATCGGTTATGGTGTGATGTCCACCGGCGCGGGTGAGGCACATATCCTGAATGTGTGCGTGCATCCCGAACAACGACAACAAGGCTGGGGGCGTTATTTGCTGCGGCAGCTGGTGGCCGAGGCTGCCCGGCGGCAAACGGATTTGCTCCTGTTAGAGGTAAGAATTTCAAACCAGGCCGCAATCCGGCTTTATGAATCACTGGGATTTAATGAAATTGGATTGCGGCGTAATTATTACCCTTCTACGCAGGGCAGGGAGGATGCCTTATTGATGGCCCTCCAACTTATTCCTGACACCCTTCCATAA
- a CDS encoding uracil-DNA glycosylase translates to MSHEETARRLSYLDAMGVQVWQARAVSETVVPTVSESKIESYSISDTTVDWDTLAEQVRSCARCPLSQQRTQSVFGVGNRQAEWMIIGEAPGADEDRQGEPFVGRAGKLLDQMLLSIGLPREQVYITNIVKCRPPQNRDPQPEEAAACAGYLRNQIALLKPKIILAVGRIAAHNLLHTDRAVGTLRGRVWTHPETQTPIVVTYHPAYLLRSPSEKRKAWSDLLLARQTLRSVS, encoded by the coding sequence ATGAGCCACGAAGAAACCGCACGTCGCTTATCTTACCTGGATGCCATGGGTGTTCAGGTGTGGCAGGCGCGTGCTGTTTCTGAAACGGTTGTGCCAACGGTTTCAGAGTCCAAAATTGAATCTTATTCCATTTCAGATACAACAGTTGATTGGGATACTCTCGCCGAACAGGTGCGTAGTTGTGCTCGCTGTCCGTTATCGCAGCAGCGGACACAGAGTGTATTTGGGGTGGGTAATCGACAAGCCGAGTGGATGATCATCGGTGAGGCACCTGGGGCCGATGAAGATCGGCAAGGCGAGCCTTTTGTCGGCCGCGCCGGCAAATTATTGGATCAAATGTTATTGTCGATTGGATTGCCGCGTGAGCAAGTATACATCACTAATATTGTCAAATGCCGTCCACCACAAAATCGTGACCCGCAACCGGAAGAGGCAGCCGCATGTGCCGGTTACTTGCGCAATCAAATTGCATTGCTCAAGCCTAAAATCATCCTTGCCGTAGGCCGCATTGCTGCGCATAACCTATTGCATACCGATCGGGCCGTGGGGACATTGCGTGGTCGCGTGTGGACACATCCTGAAACTCAAACCCCCATTGTCGTCACCTACCATCCCGCCTATTTGTTGCGCTCGCCCAGTGAAAAGCGTAAGGCGTGGAGTGATTTGTTGCTGGCGCGCCAGACACTGCGTTCAGTTTCCTAA
- a CDS encoding 2-isopropylmalate synthase, giving the protein MKDKLIIFDTTLRDGEQSPGASMTKEEKIRIAKALEKMRVDVIEAGFPIASPGDFESVQAVAKMVKDSTVCGLARALDKDIDRAGEALKRANSARIHTFIATSPIHMQMKLRMTPDQVVEQAVKAVKRARQYTDNVEFSPEDAGRSELDFLCRVIEAVIDAGARTVNIPDTVGYNLPHQFGNLIKQLIERVPNSDKAIFSVHCHNDLGLAVANSLSAVINGARQVECTINGLGERAGNAALEEIVMAVRTRRDIFPCDVELDTTHIVPTSRLVSGITGFAVQPNKAIVGANAFAHESGIHQDGVLKSRETYEIMSAQDVGWAANRMVLGKHSGRNAFRTRLQEIGIIFETDEELNEAFARFKDLADKKHEIYDEDLQALVTDANLSAENESIKLLYLRVCSETGETPRAKVSLWLAGDEKHHEAEGGGPVDATFKAIEGMINSGADLQLYSVNNITSGTDSQGEVTVRLEKGGRIVNGQGSDTDIVIASAKAYINALNKILLPAERAHPQSL; this is encoded by the coding sequence ATGAAAGACAAATTGATTATTTTTGACACGACCTTGCGCGATGGTGAGCAGAGCCCCGGTGCCTCGATGACCAAAGAGGAAAAGATCCGGATCGCCAAGGCCCTGGAGAAAATGCGCGTCGACGTGATCGAGGCCGGTTTTCCGATTGCCAGCCCCGGTGATTTCGAGTCGGTGCAGGCTGTGGCCAAGATGGTGAAAGACAGCACGGTTTGCGGTTTGGCGCGGGCGCTGGATAAGGACATTGATCGCGCCGGCGAGGCACTCAAGCGCGCGAACTCGGCGCGGATTCATACCTTCATCGCCACCTCGCCGATTCATATGCAGATGAAATTGCGCATGACGCCGGATCAAGTGGTGGAGCAAGCCGTCAAAGCGGTGAAGCGTGCCCGGCAATATACCGATAATGTCGAATTTTCGCCTGAAGATGCGGGCCGCTCCGAGTTGGATTTTCTGTGTCGTGTAATCGAAGCGGTAATCGATGCCGGTGCGCGTACAGTGAACATTCCGGATACGGTGGGTTACAATCTGCCACATCAGTTCGGCAATTTGATCAAGCAATTGATTGAGCGTGTGCCGAATTCTGATAAGGCGATATTTTCCGTGCATTGCCACAATGATTTGGGTTTGGCCGTGGCCAATTCTTTATCGGCGGTGATCAATGGTGCGCGCCAGGTCGAGTGCACGATCAACGGTCTTGGCGAGCGTGCCGGTAACGCCGCGCTGGAAGAAATCGTAATGGCCGTACGCACCCGGCGTGATATTTTCCCCTGTGATGTCGAGCTGGATACCACGCACATTGTTCCCACGTCGCGTCTTGTGTCCGGCATTACCGGTTTTGCGGTGCAGCCGAATAAGGCGATTGTCGGTGCCAATGCCTTTGCCCATGAATCGGGTATCCATCAGGATGGTGTGCTCAAGAGCCGCGAGACTTATGAAATCATGAGTGCGCAAGATGTGGGTTGGGCCGCTAATCGCATGGTGCTGGGCAAACACTCTGGCCGTAATGCCTTTCGTACCCGGTTGCAGGAAATTGGGATCATTTTTGAAACGGATGAAGAGTTGAACGAAGCCTTTGCCCGTTTCAAGGATCTTGCCGACAAGAAACACGAAATCTATGACGAAGATTTACAGGCACTGGTGACGGACGCCAATCTTAGTGCGGAAAATGAGAGTATCAAGCTGTTGTACCTTCGCGTCTGTTCCGAAACCGGTGAGACGCCACGCGCCAAGGTAAGTTTGTGGTTGGCAGGTGATGAAAAACATCACGAAGCCGAAGGCGGCGGACCGGTGGATGCAACCTTTAAAGCCATCGAAGGTATGATCAATAGCGGTGCCGATTTACAGCTTTATTCAGTCAACAACATCACCAGTGGCACGGACTCGCAAGGTGAAGTGACCGTGCGGCTGGAGAAGGGTGGGCGGATCGTGAATGGCCAGGGATCGGATACCGATATCGTAATCGCTTCAGCCAAGGCCTATATCAATGCGCTGAACAAGATCCTGCTCCCAGCCGAGCGGGCACATCCGCAATCACTGTAA
- the pssA gene encoding CDP-diacylglycerol--serine O-phosphatidyltransferase: MEPEIKRRRGIYLLPNLFTTAGLFAGFYAVVSAMNGRFEAAAIAIFFAMIMDAFDGRIARMTNTQSDFGKEYDSLADMVSFGLAPALVMYQWALVPLHKIGFAGAFVFAAGAALRLARFNTQVGTIDKRYFQGLASPAAAALLAGLVWWGDDAGWPREHLVIPALILTVSAGILMVSNIRYYSFKDLDLKGQVPFIKILLVAAIFVLVAGDPPRVLFAIALIYALSGPALTLIQLRKRRAERKHHGEGEG, from the coding sequence ATGGAACCTGAAATCAAACGCCGCCGCGGCATTTATTTACTGCCCAATCTGTTTACCACGGCAGGCTTGTTTGCCGGATTTTATGCCGTGGTTTCGGCCATGAACGGCCGTTTCGAGGCAGCGGCGATTGCCATCTTTTTTGCCATGATTATGGACGCATTTGATGGTCGTATCGCACGCATGACCAATACCCAAAGCGATTTCGGCAAGGAATATGACAGTCTGGCGGATATGGTGTCGTTTGGTCTGGCGCCGGCGCTGGTGATGTATCAATGGGCCTTAGTGCCACTGCACAAGATCGGTTTTGCCGGCGCCTTCGTCTTTGCTGCGGGTGCGGCACTGCGGCTGGCCCGATTCAATACCCAGGTCGGAACCATCGACAAGCGCTATTTCCAGGGTTTGGCCAGCCCCGCCGCTGCGGCCTTGCTGGCGGGCTTGGTGTGGTGGGGTGATGATGCAGGATGGCCCCGTGAGCATCTGGTGATCCCGGCCCTGATCCTGACGGTAAGTGCTGGCATATTAATGGTCAGTAATATCCGTTATTACAGCTTTAAAGACCTTGATCTCAAAGGTCAGGTGCCCTTTATCAAGATTCTGCTGGTGGCGGCGATCTTTGTCCTGGTGGCAGGCGACCCGCCACGGGTGTTATTTGCTATCGCCTTGATCTATGCCTTGTCCGGGCCTGCCCTGACCTTGATCCAGTTGCGCAAGCGCCGGGCCGAACGCAAACATCATGGCGAGGGCGAGGGTTGA
- the ilvC gene encoding ketol-acid reductoisomerase, producing MNMYYDKDCDLSIIRGMKVAIIGYGSQGHAHANNLKDSGVDVTVGLRKGSPSAVKAEKAGLKVSAVVDAVKAADLVMILTPDEFQFKLYRDEIEPSLKEGAVLAFAHGFSILYNQIVPRSDLDVIMIAPKAPGHTVRSEFVKGGGIPDLIAIHQDASGKAKQIALSYACGVGGGRTGIIETTFKDETETDLFGEQAVLCGGAVELVKAGFETLVEAGYAPEMAYFECLHELKLIVDLMYEGGIANMNYSISNNAEYGEYVTGPKVINEESRWAMREALKNIQTGEYAKRFILEGQANYPEMTAMRRLNAAHPIEQTGEKLRALMPWIAANKLVDKSKN from the coding sequence TTGAACATGTACTATGATAAAGACTGCGATCTTTCCATCATCCGTGGAATGAAAGTCGCTATTATCGGTTATGGCTCACAAGGCCATGCCCATGCTAACAATCTGAAAGATTCCGGCGTCGATGTTACCGTCGGTCTGCGCAAGGGTTCGCCTTCCGCAGTCAAGGCTGAAAAGGCCGGTCTGAAAGTGTCGGCCGTGGTTGATGCGGTTAAGGCTGCTGATCTGGTCATGATCCTGACGCCGGATGAATTCCAATTCAAACTGTATCGTGACGAAATCGAACCGAGCCTGAAGGAGGGTGCAGTTCTGGCCTTTGCTCACGGCTTCAGCATCCTTTATAACCAAATCGTGCCGCGTTCCGATTTGGACGTCATCATGATTGCACCGAAAGCACCGGGTCACACCGTGCGTAGCGAGTTTGTCAAAGGCGGTGGTATTCCCGACTTGATCGCGATTCATCAAGATGCCTCTGGTAAGGCCAAGCAAATTGCACTGTCTTATGCCTGTGGCGTGGGCGGTGGCCGTACCGGCATTATCGAAACCACATTCAAAGACGAAACCGAAACCGATCTCTTTGGTGAACAGGCCGTGTTGTGCGGTGGCGCGGTTGAACTGGTCAAGGCCGGTTTTGAGACCTTGGTTGAAGCCGGTTATGCGCCAGAGATGGCGTATTTCGAATGCCTGCACGAACTGAAATTGATCGTTGACCTGATGTACGAAGGCGGTATCGCCAACATGAACTACTCTATTTCCAACAATGCAGAGTATGGCGAATATGTGACCGGCCCTAAAGTCATTAACGAAGAAAGCCGTTGGGCGATGCGCGAAGCGCTGAAAAACATTCAGACTGGCGAATACGCTAAGCGCTTTATCCTGGAAGGTCAGGCCAATTATCCAGAAATGACCGCGATGCGTCGTCTCAATGCCGCGCATCCGATCGAACAGACGGGTGAAAAGCTGCGCGCGTTGATGCCCTGGATTGCCGCCAATAAATTGGTCGACAAATCCAAGAACTGA
- the ilvN gene encoding acetolactate synthase small subunit produces the protein MRHIISILMENEAGALSRVAGLFSARGYNIESLTVAPTEDPSLSRMTLVTRGSDEIIEQITKQLNKLIDVVKLIDLTEGPHIEREMMLVKVRAASEDRAELKRLSDIFRGHIIDVTPSTYVIELTGTGDKLDAFLEAVGSAAILETVRSGVSGIGRGEKSLSV, from the coding sequence ATGCGGCACATAATTTCAATTTTGATGGAAAACGAAGCGGGTGCCCTGTCACGTGTTGCAGGGTTGTTTTCGGCGCGTGGGTACAACATTGAATCGCTGACGGTGGCGCCGACCGAAGATCCGTCGCTGTCGCGCATGACCTTGGTGACGCGTGGTTCGGACGAGATCATCGAGCAGATCACCAAACAGCTCAACAAGCTGATCGATGTGGTGAAGCTGATTGACCTGACCGAAGGCCCGCATATCGAGCGCGAGATGATGCTGGTCAAGGTGCGTGCGGCAAGCGAGGATCGGGCCGAATTGAAACGTTTGTCCGATATCTTCCGTGGTCACATCATCGATGTGACACCCAGTACCTATGTAATTGAATTGACCGGTACCGGCGATAAGCTGGATGCTTTTTTGGAAGCGGTAGGTTCAGCCGCAATTCTTGAAACAGTGCGTTCCGGTGTCTCCGGTATCGGCCGTGGCGAAAAGAGTTTGTCCGTTTAA